A stretch of Oryza brachyantha chromosome 4, ObraRS2, whole genome shotgun sequence DNA encodes these proteins:
- the LOC102712989 gene encoding protein GAMETE EXPRESSED 3-like, which yields MGLTVLWRLHQDASWCGAGGWQNRWTLACCKGTRVGAVSSCIPTSTGSATSKTTHGSSQEFVELLVHNAPQTTCSVMTWKGRVTINGNGISIGSLDGTLYSISRNGGIRRFLETTARSLIHANPVLDCSGFSVYISQIIMEAKLSRTLGDYTYVSVMKSSSVLFSLLTLANGRIHWIGNYSGELSIFLSSTDLNSFVLDETIVLTVLSAARTGSIIQCYMARQRIPWTYRKVKANFRNDSGVVFPIFLPPSVV from the exons ATGGGACTCACAGTGTTGTGGCGACTCCACCAGGATGCGTCCTGGTGCGGTGCAGGGGGTTGGCAGAACCGATGGACCTTGGCGTGTTGCAAAGGTACTAGAGTTGGTGCTGTCAGCTCGTGTATTCCCACGAGCACGGGCTCGGCGACGTCGAAGACGACGCATGGGAGCTCGCAGGAGTTCGTCGAGCTGCTGGTGCATAATGCGCCGCAGACCACGTGCTCGGTGATGACGTGGAAGGGAAGAGTCACCATCAACGGAAACGG GATATCAATTGGCTCACTAGATGGGACCTTGTATTCAATCTCTCGTAATGGTGGCATCAGAAGGTTTCTTGAAACAACAGCTAGATCATTGATCCATGCAAATCCTGTCCTTGACTGCTCAGGGTTTTCAGTATACATCAGCCAGATCATAATGGAGGCAAAATTAAGCCGAACCCTTGGTGATTATACCTATGTATCTGTGATGAAGTCGTCAAgtgttttatttagtttgttgACATTGGCAAATGGAAGAATCCACTGGATTGGAAACTATTCAG GAGAATTATCAATTTTTCTGTCCAGTACTGACCTGAACAGTTTTGTTCTAGATGAGACCATTGTTTTGACTGTTCTTTCTGCAGCCA GAACTGGCAGCATTATTCAGTGCTACATGGCAA GGCAAAGGATTCCTTGGACTTACAGAAAAGTAAAAGCCAACTTTAGAAATGATTCAGGTGTAGTTTTCCCCATATTTTTGCCCCCTTCTGTTGTTTAG